The following coding sequences lie in one Spea bombifrons isolate aSpeBom1 chromosome 5, aSpeBom1.2.pri, whole genome shotgun sequence genomic window:
- the NRSN1 gene encoding neurensin-1: protein MSSCADICGSHQSQNTPEGGYHRYGVRSYLHQFYEDCTASIWEYEDDFQIQRSPSRWSSAFWKVGLILGIVLMLIGLTVLAVGFLVSPKIEAFGEDNFVVVDSRAIEFNGALDICKLSGAIMFCIGGTTLAACLLMSAFAKSYSKEEKYLQQKFKERIADLKAHVHPVTKAPAPGESKIPVTLSKVQNIQPSSET from the exons ATGAGTTCATGTGCTGATATCTGTGGGTCCCATCAATCCCAAAACACCCCAGAAGGAGGATACCATCGTTATGGAGTTCGGTCCTATCTGCATCAGTTTTATGAGGACTGCACAGCTTCAATCTGGGAATATGAGGATGATTTTCAGATCCAGAGATCGCCGAGTAGGTGGAGCTCTGCTTTCTGGAAG gtCGGACTCATTTTGGGCATTGTCCTCATGCTGATAGGTTTAACAGTACTCGCAGTTGGTTTTCTGGTGTCTCCTAAAATCGAGGCTTTCGGCGAAGACAATTTTGTTGTTGTGGATAGTCGTGCCATTGAGTTTAATGGCGCACTTGATATTTGTAAGTTATCAGGGGCAATTATGTTCTGCATTGGAGGAACCACATTGGCGGCATGTCTGCTTATGTCTGCCTTTGCCAAGAGTTACTCCAAAGAAGAAAAGTACCTTCAGCaaaaatttaaagaaagaaTAGCAGACCTAAAAGCTCACGTCCACCCGGTGACAAAGGCCCCGGCACCAGGAGAATCGAAGATACCTGTCACTCTGTCCAAAGTTCAAAATATTCAGCCATCATCTGAAACTTGA